A genomic window from Chloroflexota bacterium includes:
- a CDS encoding VCBS repeat-containing protein — translation MKKQTLRVLRVFLSLVVFLSWLFPPPTRQTTIRAENEVKWTLASIGLPTTNPYHGIAFGDINHDGKLDIISGLAEEMGLRVWFGNGAGSWEDNSGNLPTKGKYHGLALGDLNHDGNLDLVAATEDSGVKAWWGDGAKTWTSCSTGLPTSGRYYDVALADFDRDGDLDIVATHGNNGGVLVYYSSGGGREWGLGPVPTRQLTYWGVDAGDLNNDGWPDIVAGWYDPNGGVHVWRNTSGTGWTSALTGLSSIGYTRGVAFGDINHDGKLDIGAASQSSIKVWTGDGLGNWTPAMVGFSRLDSAGIQFGDLNNDGNLDLVASSWENAGIQAWRGNGAGSWSAFPFPTGSGKYFDLALGDMNNDGKLDLAGSNAGGGGVQCWADTGEAEELCSWIKAPWPTSSGDWYGVAVGDVNNDGNLDIAAASRTQGVWIWRGDGGNHWYDMAYYNPPKTGGYLDVAIGDFSRDGYPDLVTGAITVGLRAWIYSLWDPSFSGLPSSGEYRDVAMGDIDNDGLLDLVAASDRSGVRAYKSLSFSGWSPFPAPVSSGSFHSVAVGDVNHDGKLDVLAGSASNGVYVWRGNGGTGWTPWPQPMASGNVYGLAVGDINHDGWLDILAGTNTHGLLLWAGNGGSSWTALPSPDTKAASQYWHVDLGDFNNDGHLDILAAHRTEGVKVWAGDGGRSWSPCMTSLPTSGSYSGAVWGHVDHDGALDIIVGHSDGSGVQVYTAAESAPPSGWRDFQPTNWQTTQQPTCSVKVSDAGSGLKVDTARYAYSKDGGANWSAWQVASCTGSDGTTAEQTITAASVPFNQDSLTTQRNKIKFSIQDMAGNTGYSTVYGVSIDTTPPNNPTSLTSPSHVVSQWNNDNTVQVQWSGASDASSGVSGYSFVWDTSSTTLPDTTVDTYITSTTSSALADGSTHYFHLRTRDLAGNWATGAVHLGPFYIDTTPPQNPTSVSSTTHSPSTWSNQNQVACQWSGASDALSGLGGYSYVWDHSSSTVPDAVTETLGTSTTSSPLADDNDWYFHVRAVDRARNGGTGAKHYGPFYIDTTAPSSAVNALAANQGHASFTVSWTGNAGSGAPIASYDVQYKDGSGAWTDWRMATTSTSATFNGTRGHTYYFRCRARDAAGNLESYPAAADTSTTVGKDVTVRVQDESAANKNGAKVYHNGNYVGATGAGGTIMVPDVLIDDQLAALYKVYEKPSSKDYHDLDGTSDWAWRIYQTNVSIAADGTPQLFEVSNINVEQVLTVRKNQPLVGMHMVVSVEWDASSTYLTDLRQGLENASAYLYDVGDGQFFWEVIEVRDNRSRWADADMRIHASNQVWPCADVWGITGGTDAHIYMGRHFNGNTSNTGDWVFSNGFRTFIHEFGHYGLGLWDEYLDRNGNKTSDAYCATNFNTTPQDRRSSIMYYQYTSTELCSDFDPNHRHRTQTYHDYKTGESTWETVLRRFADSSSPTRWTLRSPVERGAIIPGPNAIAVEDWQQVYVTNFDTDVCAPFTVIVSYPSSGAPVEGADVWIDRLGPDLEQGKTNASGQIVVYGAHDGETVRASKDGASGSMTVDCVPAQAMMMQGMTLMPDPFTLETRIVPLSVQSMRVEVKPSVALAGNPTVSVWQAGAEDAIIVPMSYNAGTGWYSGNAILNPALGTQGYVQIVATNLSAQSVYQTVPFKLEPVPVGDITILSSADDNFRLVLPVGCLNGEPVVSIQQTTTGRDRQGNLRQVGGAYEVQVSTGQYVPNVPATIHMRYHEEHLAGVREETLRIYRWNEATQLWVPIGGAVDPDFNMVSVTGVNQFSVFAILGEETGIPPARKLYLPAVLKQ, via the coding sequence ATGAAAAAGCAAACTTTGCGAGTCCTGCGTGTGTTCCTCTCTCTCGTCGTCTTCCTCTCCTGGCTCTTCCCGCCGCCGACACGGCAAACAACCATACGGGCTGAAAACGAAGTCAAGTGGACGCTGGCTTCCATTGGCCTGCCCACCACGAACCCATACCATGGTATTGCCTTTGGCGACATCAACCACGATGGCAAGCTGGACATTATCAGCGGGCTGGCTGAAGAAATGGGGCTGCGCGTCTGGTTTGGCAATGGCGCTGGGTCGTGGGAAGATAACTCAGGCAACTTGCCCACTAAAGGCAAGTACCACGGTCTGGCCTTGGGCGACCTCAACCACGATGGCAATCTTGACCTAGTCGCTGCAACCGAGGACTCAGGCGTCAAAGCCTGGTGGGGTGACGGCGCCAAGACGTGGACCTCCTGCAGCACTGGCTTACCGACCAGCGGCCGCTATTACGATGTCGCTCTGGCCGATTTTGACCGCGATGGCGACCTGGATATTGTGGCTACCCATGGCAATAACGGCGGCGTCCTGGTCTATTATTCGTCGGGGGGTGGGCGGGAGTGGGGGCTGGGGCCTGTGCCGACTCGCCAGCTTACTTACTGGGGTGTGGATGCCGGCGACTTGAACAATGACGGCTGGCCCGATATTGTGGCCGGATGGTATGACCCCAATGGCGGCGTGCATGTCTGGCGCAACACGAGTGGTACCGGTTGGACCTCGGCGCTGACTGGACTCTCGTCCATCGGTTACACGCGGGGCGTTGCCTTTGGCGACATCAACCACGATGGGAAGCTGGACATCGGGGCTGCCTCTCAGAGCAGTATCAAAGTCTGGACGGGAGATGGCTTGGGCAACTGGACGCCGGCGATGGTGGGCTTCTCTAGGCTTGACTCCGCGGGCATACAGTTCGGCGACCTGAACAACGATGGCAATTTAGACCTGGTGGCCAGTTCTTGGGAGAACGCGGGCATTCAAGCCTGGCGCGGCAATGGTGCTGGCTCCTGGTCGGCTTTCCCCTTCCCCACAGGGAGCGGCAAATACTTCGATCTGGCATTAGGCGATATGAACAACGACGGGAAACTCGATTTAGCAGGCAGCAACGCCGGTGGTGGAGGAGTGCAATGTTGGGCGGACACGGGCGAGGCTGAAGAGTTGTGTTCCTGGATCAAAGCTCCCTGGCCCACAAGCAGTGGAGATTGGTATGGCGTGGCGGTGGGCGATGTGAACAACGACGGCAATCTGGACATCGCTGCCGCCAGCCGCACCCAAGGTGTTTGGATTTGGCGCGGCGACGGCGGCAACCACTGGTACGACATGGCCTACTACAATCCACCCAAGACAGGCGGTTACTTGGATGTGGCCATCGGCGATTTCAGCCGGGATGGCTATCCCGATTTGGTTACTGGCGCCATCACCGTTGGACTGCGCGCTTGGATCTACTCGTTGTGGGATCCTTCCTTTAGCGGCTTGCCCAGCAGCGGTGAATACCGCGATGTGGCGATGGGCGATATTGACAACGATGGCTTGCTAGACCTAGTGGCAGCCAGCGACAGGTCTGGCGTCCGTGCCTACAAGAGCCTGAGCTTTAGCGGCTGGAGTCCATTTCCAGCGCCGGTAAGCAGTGGCTCGTTCCACAGCGTGGCAGTGGGCGATGTGAACCACGATGGGAAACTGGATGTCTTGGCCGGTTCCGCAAGCAATGGCGTCTATGTCTGGCGGGGCAACGGTGGCACGGGCTGGACGCCTTGGCCGCAGCCAATGGCGAGTGGCAACGTCTATGGCTTGGCTGTGGGCGATATCAACCACGACGGCTGGCTGGACATCCTGGCGGGCACGAACACTCATGGCTTGTTGCTCTGGGCAGGCAATGGCGGTAGCTCTTGGACCGCCTTGCCTTCGCCTGACACCAAGGCCGCTTCCCAATACTGGCATGTGGACTTGGGTGATTTCAACAACGATGGCCATCTGGACATCCTGGCTGCACACAGGACCGAGGGTGTGAAGGTGTGGGCGGGCGATGGCGGTCGCTCCTGGTCGCCCTGTATGACCAGCTTGCCTACCTCGGGTTCCTATAGCGGCGCCGTATGGGGGCATGTGGACCACGACGGAGCGTTGGACATTATCGTCGGGCATTCCGACGGCAGTGGCGTGCAGGTCTATACCGCAGCCGAATCCGCGCCGCCCAGCGGCTGGCGCGATTTCCAACCCACGAACTGGCAGACCACGCAGCAGCCAACGTGCAGCGTCAAGGTCTCGGATGCCGGTTCGGGCTTGAAGGTGGACACGGCGCGCTATGCCTATTCTAAGGATGGTGGGGCTAACTGGAGCGCCTGGCAAGTAGCCTCTTGCACCGGATCGGACGGTACGACTGCCGAGCAGACCATCACTGCCGCCAGTGTGCCCTTCAATCAGGATTCGCTGACCACACAACGCAACAAGATCAAGTTCAGCATCCAGGATATGGCGGGCAACACCGGCTACAGCACTGTCTATGGGGTTTCCATTGACACCACGCCACCGAACAACCCCACGTCCTTGACCAGCCCCAGCCATGTCGTTAGCCAGTGGAACAACGATAATACCGTGCAGGTGCAATGGTCAGGGGCTAGCGATGCTTCCAGTGGCGTCAGCGGCTATTCCTTTGTCTGGGATACTTCCAGTACTACTCTACCGGATACAACGGTGGATACCTACATTACCAGCACCACTTCTTCAGCCCTGGCTGATGGGAGCACTCACTACTTCCACCTGCGCACACGTGACCTGGCAGGCAACTGGGCGACGGGCGCCGTGCATTTGGGGCCGTTCTATATTGACACGACGCCTCCGCAGAACCCCACAAGCGTTTCTAGCACGACGCACAGTCCCAGCACCTGGTCTAATCAGAACCAGGTCGCTTGCCAGTGGTCGGGTGCTTCCGATGCCCTCAGTGGCTTGGGCGGCTACTCCTACGTGTGGGATCATTCGTCAAGCACAGTGCCCGATGCCGTTACAGAGACGCTGGGGACAAGCACCACCAGCAGCCCGCTGGCGGATGACAACGACTGGTATTTCCACGTGCGGGCGGTGGACCGCGCCAGAAACGGGGGCACAGGCGCAAAGCACTATGGGCCATTCTACATTGACACGACAGCGCCGAGTTCTGCGGTGAACGCGCTAGCAGCGAACCAGGGCCATGCCTCGTTCACGGTGAGCTGGACAGGTAATGCCGGGAGCGGCGCGCCGATCGCCAGCTATGACGTGCAGTACAAGGATGGCAGCGGGGCATGGACGGATTGGCGCATGGCAACGACTTCTACATCGGCTACGTTCAATGGCACGCGCGGACATACCTATTATTTCCGCTGCCGTGCACGCGATGCGGCGGGCAACTTGGAGAGCTATCCCGCGGCTGCCGACACGTCCACGACCGTGGGCAAGGATGTAACGGTGCGTGTGCAGGATGAGAGCGCGGCGAACAAGAACGGAGCGAAGGTCTATCACAATGGCAACTATGTGGGTGCGACTGGTGCAGGTGGCACGATTATGGTGCCCGATGTGCTGATTGATGATCAATTGGCAGCCCTGTACAAGGTGTACGAAAAGCCCAGTTCCAAGGACTACCACGACCTGGATGGCACGAGTGACTGGGCCTGGCGCATTTACCAGACCAACGTGAGCATTGCTGCCGATGGCACGCCGCAACTGTTTGAAGTGAGCAACATCAACGTCGAGCAGGTGCTGACCGTGCGCAAGAATCAGCCACTGGTGGGTATGCACATGGTGGTTTCGGTAGAGTGGGATGCCAGCAGCACGTACCTTACAGATTTGCGCCAGGGATTGGAGAATGCCTCAGCGTATCTCTACGATGTGGGCGATGGGCAGTTCTTCTGGGAGGTGATCGAGGTTCGCGACAACCGTTCGCGCTGGGCAGATGCCGATATGCGTATCCACGCCTCCAATCAAGTCTGGCCATGTGCGGATGTGTGGGGCATCACCGGTGGCACAGACGCGCATATTTACATGGGCCGCCATTTCAATGGCAATACTTCTAACACTGGCGATTGGGTGTTCAGCAATGGCTTCCGCACCTTCATCCATGAATTCGGACACTATGGATTGGGGCTGTGGGACGAATACCTAGATCGCAATGGCAATAAAACCAGCGATGCTTACTGTGCGACGAATTTTAACACGACACCGCAAGATCGCCGCTCCAGCATCATGTACTACCAGTACACGTCTACTGAGCTCTGCTCCGACTTTGACCCCAACCATAGACACCGCACACAGACCTATCACGATTACAAGACGGGCGAATCCACCTGGGAGACGGTCTTGCGCCGCTTTGCCGACAGCAGTTCACCCACGCGCTGGACATTGCGCTCGCCAGTGGAGCGCGGTGCTATCATCCCTGGGCCCAACGCTATCGCGGTGGAAGATTGGCAGCAAGTGTATGTGACGAATTTCGATACGGATGTTTGTGCTCCTTTTACGGTTATTGTCAGCTACCCTAGCAGTGGAGCGCCGGTAGAAGGGGCGGATGTATGGATTGACCGTCTTGGTCCAGACTTGGAACAGGGCAAGACCAATGCCTCTGGTCAGATTGTGGTCTATGGTGCACACGATGGGGAAACGGTGCGCGCCAGCAAGGACGGTGCATCCGGTTCCATGACCGTGGACTGTGTTCCAGCGCAAGCAATGATGATGCAGGGAATGACCCTGATGCCAGATCCGTTCACGCTGGAGACGCGCATTGTGCCGCTCAGTGTGCAGAGCATGCGCGTAGAGGTCAAGCCCTCGGTGGCGCTGGCGGGCAATCCCACCGTTAGTGTATGGCAGGCGGGAGCAGAAGATGCCATTATTGTCCCCATGAGCTACAATGCAGGTACGGGCTGGTACAGTGGCAATGCTATATTGAATCCGGCGCTGGGCACGCAAGGCTATGTGCAGATCGTGGCGACCAATCTATCCGCGCAGAGCGTGTACCAAACGGTGCCGTTCAAGTTGGAACCTGTGCCTGTGGGTGACATTACCATCCTGTCCTCAGCGGATGACAATTTCCGGCTGGTGCTGCCAGTCGGTTGCCTGAACGGCGAGCCCGTGGTGAGCATCCAGCAGACGACGACGGGCAGAGATAGGCAGGGCAATCTGCGGCAGGTGGGTGGCGCCTATGAGGTACAGGTCTCGACCGGGCAGTATGTGCCGAACGTCCCAGCCACCATCCACATGCGTTACCATGAGGAGCACCTGGCAGGTGTGCGGGAGGAGACGCTGCGCATCTACCGCTGGAACGAGGCGACGCAATTGTGGGTGCCCATTGGCGGCGCGGTAGACCCGGATTTCAACATGGTCAGCGTCACGGGGGTGAATCAGTTTTCGGTGTTCGCCATTCTGGGCGAGGAGACTGGTATCCCGCCAGCGCGGAAGTTGTATCTGCCGGCAGTGCTGAAACAATAG
- a CDS encoding phosphoenolpyruvate carboxykinase (ATP) codes for MDWQSKVAELLSEHPYVQDNPSRREMIAQVVARKEALVAANGCLATWTPPESTGRSPQDTYTVRHQESEATIDWDSPNNIPMEPETFDMLVVDALNTLARKPTLYVTDRVLVAETKYAMPVKVVTDRALTALFSDNMFRPVPPDLEKSVLAKRGFTLLACPYDKLDRERYAGRLRKLRDGRTSNMAVAMDFDRRIGVVYGSAYCGSVKKMMFSVMNYVLPGVGVLPLHCSANEGPEGDIALLLGLSGTGKTTLSADPRRALLGDDEHAWSENGVSNFEYGCYAKLINLRKDKEPEIWNAVFHEAHYLDHGAIVENAMMYPDGHFDLDDARLTPNSRASYPLSFLSNIKDPPVGGHPRTILFLTADANGVLPPVSRLTPEQAMLWFLMGYTSKLAGTETGIIDPESTFSRFFGSPFMPRNPDVYASMLGEKMRQHGTDVYLINTGWTGGIFGVGHRIDISVTRAIVHAALSGKLKDVEYDEDPLFHIWVPRTCPDVDQTMLNPRNTWADKEAFERQARKLANDFRTYFDKVYAKKGIDPAIAAQCPGK; via the coding sequence ATGGATTGGCAAAGCAAAGTAGCTGAGCTCCTCAGCGAGCACCCTTATGTGCAGGACAATCCCTCGCGCCGTGAGATGATCGCTCAGGTCGTAGCGCGCAAAGAAGCGCTGGTTGCCGCAAACGGATGCCTGGCTACGTGGACTCCCCCTGAATCCACCGGGCGCAGTCCCCAGGATACGTATACCGTCCGGCATCAGGAAAGCGAAGCGACCATTGATTGGGATTCGCCGAACAACATCCCGATGGAACCCGAGACGTTCGATATGCTGGTGGTGGACGCGCTGAACACGCTGGCACGCAAGCCTACGCTCTATGTCACGGATCGCGTGCTGGTGGCGGAGACAAAGTATGCCATGCCGGTGAAGGTGGTGACGGATAGGGCATTGACCGCATTGTTCAGCGATAACATGTTCCGTCCCGTGCCCCCTGATTTGGAGAAGAGCGTTCTGGCAAAGCGCGGGTTCACGCTGCTGGCGTGTCCTTATGATAAATTAGATCGGGAAAGGTACGCGGGGCGCCTGCGCAAATTGCGCGATGGACGCACTTCGAACATGGCTGTGGCCATGGACTTTGACCGACGCATAGGTGTGGTGTATGGCTCAGCCTATTGCGGCAGCGTGAAGAAGATGATGTTCAGTGTGATGAACTATGTGCTGCCTGGCGTGGGCGTCCTGCCCTTGCACTGTTCTGCCAACGAAGGCCCTGAAGGCGATATCGCCCTCTTGCTCGGGCTCTCGGGTACTGGCAAGACCACCCTCTCGGCTGATCCGCGGCGTGCGCTGCTGGGCGATGATGAGCACGCCTGGAGCGAGAACGGGGTTTCCAACTTCGAGTACGGGTGCTACGCCAAACTGATCAACTTGCGCAAGGATAAAGAGCCGGAGATATGGAATGCCGTCTTCCACGAGGCGCATTACCTAGATCACGGCGCCATTGTCGAGAACGCGATGATGTATCCCGACGGTCATTTCGATTTGGACGACGCCCGCCTCACGCCCAATTCGCGCGCTTCCTATCCACTCAGTTTTCTGAGCAACATCAAGGACCCGCCGGTGGGCGGGCATCCGCGCACCATTCTCTTCCTCACCGCTGACGCCAACGGGGTGCTGCCGCCAGTGTCCCGGCTCACTCCCGAGCAGGCTATGCTGTGGTTTTTGATGGGCTACACGAGCAAACTGGCTGGCACGGAGACGGGCATTATTGACCCCGAGAGCACCTTTTCCCGCTTCTTTGGTTCGCCCTTCATGCCACGCAACCCCGATGTTTACGCTTCCATGCTGGGCGAGAAGATGCGCCAGCATGGGACGGACGTGTACTTGATCAACACGGGCTGGACGGGCGGCATCTTTGGCGTCGGGCACCGCATTGACATTAGCGTGACGCGGGCGATCGTGCACGCCGCTTTGAGCGGGAAACTCAAAGATGTGGAATACGACGAGGATCCGCTCTTCCATATCTGGGTGCCGCGCACCTGTCCCGATGTGGACCAGACGATGCTCAACCCGCGCAACACGTGGGCGGACAAAGAGGCGTTTGAGCGCCAGGCACGCAAATTAGCGAACGATTTCCGCACCTATTTCGACAAGGTCTATGCCAAGAAGGGCATTGACCCAGCCATAGCGGCGCAATGTCCAGGGAAGTGA